A single window of Acetohalobium arabaticum DSM 5501 DNA harbors:
- a CDS encoding cation:proton antiporter, with protein MDIVLGFSLLLFCGFIVGSLLKKLGIPSITGYIITGVIFGESVLGIQTYEQVETLVPITNLGLGIIALTIGEELVLGELKELGASIFNITLLQFLASFMFVVGGMLLFDVALPLALILGVMAATTGPAAITAVIEEYKTEGPFTNTLLATVALNDVLCIMAFGLTMTAAELLVNGSGGSILTMLSMPVIEIVGSIIVGYLIAWLFSFLAHKIDHQKEYLLIVLTVVLMTMQLAGRYHLSPLLINLMAGFALTNFFNAQHEIREVIEAVEVPIYVAFFTLAGAKLHLGALFNTGIIGIAFIFFRVLGKILGARAGAVISNSIPSIKNYLGVSLIAQAGVAVGLIFIASSNFPQFSDIITSVVLASVAISELLGPLAAKLGLTKADEVNKAVEADGCSIKKEIKISSTT; from the coding sequence ATGGATATTGTATTGGGGTTTAGTTTGTTGTTATTCTGTGGGTTTATAGTTGGTAGTTTACTAAAAAAATTAGGAATTCCTTCGATTACTGGTTATATTATAACTGGAGTAATCTTTGGAGAATCTGTTCTGGGAATTCAGACCTATGAGCAGGTAGAAACTTTAGTTCCTATTACTAATCTCGGATTAGGAATAATTGCTTTAACTATCGGAGAAGAATTAGTGCTTGGTGAGTTAAAGGAATTAGGTGCAAGTATATTTAATATAACTCTATTACAGTTTCTAGCAAGCTTTATGTTTGTAGTTGGAGGAATGTTATTATTTGATGTTGCATTACCATTAGCTTTAATTTTAGGAGTAATGGCTGCTACTACTGGTCCAGCTGCTATTACAGCAGTTATTGAAGAGTACAAAACAGAAGGACCATTTACTAATACACTATTAGCTACAGTAGCATTGAATGATGTTCTCTGTATTATGGCTTTTGGTTTAACTATGACAGCTGCAGAGTTACTGGTTAATGGTAGCGGTGGTTCTATATTGACAATGTTATCTATGCCGGTAATAGAGATAGTTGGTTCCATAATTGTAGGATATCTTATTGCTTGGTTATTTTCTTTTCTTGCCCATAAGATTGATCATCAAAAGGAGTATCTTTTGATTGTTTTAACTGTGGTATTAATGACTATGCAGTTAGCTGGTAGATATCATTTATCACCTTTATTGATTAATTTAATGGCTGGTTTTGCTTTGACTAACTTCTTCAACGCTCAACATGAAATAAGAGAGGTTATTGAAGCAGTTGAAGTCCCTATTTATGTTGCATTCTTTACTTTGGCTGGTGCTAAATTACATTTGGGTGCTCTATTTAATACAGGGATTATTGGAATTGCTTTTATATTCTTTAGGGTTTTAGGAAAAATTCTTGGAGCCAGAGCAGGAGCGGTTATTTCCAATAGTATTCCTTCAATAAAGAATTATTTAGGAGTAAGTTTAATTGCACAGGCAGGAGTTGCTGTTGGATTAATATTTATAGCAAGTTCAAATTTCCCCCAGTTTAGTGATATAATAACTTCAGTTGTATTAGCTTCTGTAGCTATTAGTGAATTACTTGGTCCTCTAGCAGCTAAATTAGGCTTAACTAAGGCTGATGAAGTTAATAAAGCAGTTGAAGCGGATGGCTGTTCTATAAAAAAAGAAATTAAAATTTCCTCTACTACTTAA